The proteins below are encoded in one region of Acidobacteriota bacterium:
- a CDS encoding YceH family protein, with the protein MDDPTPMERLPHALDSVEVRVLGALLEKEQTTPDQYPLTVNALLQACNQKSNRDPVMALTEGEVRDALERLFRHVLVWKTDGARVVRWRHSVDRRWRLEPATRAVITVLLLRGPQTPGELRGRSERMHSFASVGEVEATLQELATGREPLVAQLAKAPGQKESRWRHLVGDDQAAPELASPTVDSPAPAAASTTADDRYAALERRIEALERAVRALEEALT; encoded by the coding sequence ATGGACGATCCCACCCCGATGGAACGCCTTCCCCATGCCCTGGACTCGGTCGAGGTACGGGTGCTCGGGGCCCTGCTCGAGAAGGAACAGACCACGCCGGATCAGTATCCGCTGACCGTCAACGCCCTGCTCCAGGCCTGCAACCAAAAGAGCAATCGCGATCCGGTGATGGCCTTGACGGAAGGCGAAGTACGCGACGCCCTGGAACGGCTGTTCCGGCACGTCCTGGTATGGAAAACCGACGGCGCCCGAGTGGTGCGGTGGCGGCACAGCGTGGACCGGCGGTGGAGACTGGAGCCGGCCACCCGAGCGGTGATCACGGTGCTGCTCCTGCGCGGTCCTCAAACCCCCGGCGAGTTGCGCGGGCGCAGCGAACGGATGCATTCCTTTGCTTCCGTCGGCGAAGTGGAGGCCACACTACAAGAGCTGGCCACCGGCCGGGAACCGCTAGTGGCCCAGCTCGCGAAGGCGCCGGGGCAGAAGGAGAGTCGCTGGCGACACCTGGTGGGCGACGACCAAGCGGCACCGGAATTAGCTTCGCCCACCGTCGATAGCCCTGCGCCGGCAGCTGCATCCACCACCGCAGACGATCGCTACGCCGCTCTCGAACGGCGCATCGAAGCCCTCGAACGGGCCGTCCGGGCGCTCGAAGAAGCGCTGACCTGA
- a CDS encoding serine/threonine protein kinase, with the protein MSDLFLSLTPQRVLAAVEAAGLSCNGVCYPLNSFENRVYEVELDDRSRIIAKFYRPERWTREQILEEHAFLSDLADAEVPVCPVRRFPDGSTLKQQDDLFYTLAERRGGRAPDELTDATAERLGMLVGRLHAVAVAAQAPHRLRLGADTFIRANLVWLEEHGTLPARVRDRYVAAAREVAGILDERLAGVPVHRLHGDLHLGNVLERDGVLHVLDFDDMTVGPAVQDVWLALPGRDAWANRLREAFLEGYERFRLFDRSTLRLVEPLRALRMIHYATWLARRWHDPIFPANWPQFGDEDYWDRETTDLEQQLAVIHREDGGTQAAAPAEELTNEDFFWDWEGD; encoded by the coding sequence ATGAGCGATCTGTTTCTCTCTCTGACGCCGCAACGGGTGCTTGCCGCCGTCGAGGCGGCCGGCCTTTCCTGCAACGGCGTTTGCTACCCGCTGAATTCCTTCGAGAACCGCGTCTACGAGGTGGAGCTCGACGATCGCAGCCGGATTATCGCCAAGTTCTACCGGCCGGAACGTTGGACCCGGGAGCAGATCCTGGAGGAGCACGCCTTTCTTTCGGACCTGGCCGACGCTGAGGTGCCGGTGTGCCCGGTGCGCCGCTTCCCGGACGGCTCGACTCTCAAACAGCAAGACGATCTGTTCTACACCTTGGCGGAGCGCCGCGGCGGCCGGGCTCCGGACGAGCTGACCGATGCCACCGCCGAGCGCTTGGGCATGCTGGTCGGGCGCCTGCACGCCGTGGCGGTCGCGGCGCAGGCTCCCCATCGCCTGCGGCTCGGCGCGGACACCTTCATTCGCGCCAATCTGGTTTGGCTCGAAGAGCACGGCACCCTTCCGGCGCGGGTGCGGGATCGCTATGTCGCCGCCGCCCGCGAGGTGGCGGGGATCCTGGACGAACGGCTCGCCGGCGTGCCGGTGCACCGGCTGCATGGCGATCTCCATCTGGGCAACGTCCTCGAACGGGACGGGGTGCTGCATGTGCTGGACTTCGACGACATGACGGTCGGTCCGGCGGTGCAGGACGTGTGGCTCGCCCTGCCCGGCCGGGACGCTTGGGCGAACCGCCTGCGCGAGGCGTTTCTCGAAGGCTACGAGCGCTTTCGGCTCTTCGACCGCTCGACGCTGCGGCTGGTGGAGCCCTTGCGGGCCCTCCGCATGATCCACTACGCCACCTGGCTGGCCCGCCGCTGGCACGATCCCATCTTTCCGGCCAATTGGCCGCAGTTTGGCGACGAGGACTATTGGGACCGCGAGACGACGGACCTGGAGCAGCAGCTGGCGGTGATTCACCGAGAGGACGGGGGTACTCAGGCGGCGGCGCCGGCGGAGGAGTTGACCAACGAAGATTTTTTCTGGGATTGGGAGGGGGACTAG
- a CDS encoding thiol-disulfide oxidoreductase DCC family protein, with amino-acid sequence MQDSDPRQTHQLVLFDGHCHLCDGTVDWLLKRDRKGALTFAPLQGTTAAGLRAAGLLPESQDSLIFVRHARPETAAGTVLLHSSAVLAAGSQLGGPWRVLAAVARLVPPPLRDLVYRWIARNRYRWFGRSETCRIPSADERERFLP; translated from the coding sequence ATGCAGGATAGCGACCCTAGGCAGACTCACCAGCTCGTTCTCTTCGATGGCCACTGCCACCTGTGCGATGGCACCGTGGACTGGCTCCTCAAGCGCGACCGCAAGGGCGCCCTGACCTTCGCTCCGCTGCAGGGCACGACCGCCGCAGGGCTGCGCGCCGCGGGGCTGCTGCCGGAATCCCAGGACAGCTTGATCTTCGTGCGCCACGCCCGGCCCGAGACCGCCGCGGGTACCGTTCTCCTGCACTCGAGCGCCGTGCTGGCGGCGGGGTCCCAACTGGGAGGTCCGTGGCGGGTTCTCGCCGCCGTCGCCCGCCTTGTACCTCCACCACTGCGCGACCTGGTGTACCGCTGGATCGCCCGCAATCGCTACCGCTGGTTCGGCCGCAGCGAGACCTGCCGCATCCCCAGCGCCGACGAACGGGAGAGGTTCCTGCCGTGA
- a CDS encoding thymidylate synthase codes for MRSYLDLLAHILQDGLRKEDRTGTGTRSVFGYQMRFDLSQGFPLLTTKKLHFRSIAYELLWFLRGDTNVRYLQDHGVKIWNEWADEDGELGPVYGSQWRSWPTPDGESIDQVTQVIDRIRANPDSRRHLVSAWNVAEVDRMKLPPCHTLFQFWVGEGRLSCQLYQRSADVFLGVPFNIASYALLTHMVAQVCDLEPGEFIHTLGDAHLYNNHLEQARLQLGRIPRPLPTLTLDPAVESIFEFDFEHFRLESYDPHPHIKAPIAV; via the coding sequence ATGCGCTCGTATCTCGATCTTCTCGCCCATATCCTGCAAGACGGCCTGCGCAAGGAAGACCGCACCGGCACCGGTACGCGCAGCGTGTTCGGCTATCAGATGCGTTTCGATCTGTCGCAGGGGTTTCCCCTGTTGACCACCAAAAAGCTGCATTTTCGCTCCATCGCCTATGAACTGCTGTGGTTTCTGCGCGGCGACACCAACGTCCGCTACCTTCAGGATCACGGGGTGAAGATCTGGAACGAGTGGGCCGACGAGGACGGCGAGCTGGGGCCGGTGTACGGTTCCCAGTGGCGCTCCTGGCCGACGCCGGACGGCGAATCCATCGATCAGGTCACCCAGGTGATCGATCGGATCCGCGCCAACCCGGACTCTCGCCGCCACCTGGTGAGCGCCTGGAACGTGGCGGAAGTCGATCGCATGAAGCTGCCGCCGTGTCACACGCTGTTCCAGTTCTGGGTGGGGGAGGGGCGGCTTTCTTGCCAGCTGTACCAGCGCAGCGCGGATGTGTTTCTCGGGGTGCCTTTCAACATCGCCTCCTACGCCCTATTGACCCACATGGTGGCGCAGGTTTGCGATCTGGAGCCCGGTGAATTCATCCACACCTTGGGCGATGCTCACCTCTACAACAACCATCTGGAGCAGGCCCGCCTGCAACTGGGCCGAATCCCGCGGCCGCTGCCGACCTTGACTCTGGATCCCGCCGTCGAGTCGATCTTCGAGTTTGACTTCGAACACTTCCGCCTCGAAAGCTACGATCCGCACCCGCACATCAAGGCCCCGATCGCCGTCTAG